One Brachybacterium kimchii genomic window carries:
- a CDS encoding DUF3515 family protein codes for MRRALPRLPALPALLAGALVLGCSACATVRVPAGEDAADPACAQIVQDAPEQLEGQSRHATSSQGTLAWGSGDEAIVLRCGVAPPGPTTQMCTTLTDADGTGVDWIIDEDGSSDGIVRFTTYGRTPAIDLTVPREVVGDQASAAALDLTDLVTSIPAERHCLGADDVQ; via the coding sequence ATGCGTCGCGCTCTGCCCCGCCTCCCCGCGCTCCCCGCCCTGCTGGCCGGAGCGCTGGTGCTCGGCTGCTCGGCGTGCGCCACGGTGCGCGTGCCCGCGGGCGAGGACGCCGCGGATCCGGCGTGCGCGCAGATCGTGCAGGACGCGCCGGAGCAGCTCGAGGGCCAGTCGCGACACGCGACCAGCAGCCAGGGAACTCTCGCCTGGGGCAGCGGGGACGAGGCGATCGTGCTGCGCTGCGGCGTCGCTCCCCCGGGTCCGACCACGCAGATGTGCACGACCCTCACCGACGCCGACGGCACCGGCGTGGACTGGATCATCGACGAGGACGGCTCGTCGGACGGGATCGTGCGGTTCACGACCTACGGACGCACCCCGGCGATCGACCTCACCGTGCCGCGCGAGGTCGTCGGCGACCAGGCCTCGGCCGCGGCACTGGACCTCACCGACCTGGTGACGTCGATCCCCGCCGAGCGCCACTGCCTCGGCGCCGACGACGTCCAGTAG
- a CDS encoding peptidase E: MTASAPTILATSAGCVPHPRLRFAFGPMMRLATELAAEDGWHDPSGPPCICNVSTASGDDARFQRDMEEAAREAGYELHHLSLFSTPNVADIPAYLRSFDVIWVNGGSVVNLLAVWRAHGLDRVMRQLWEEGVVLAGVSAGSICWHTGGVTDSFGPDLAPVTDGLGMLPWANGVHCDSEEARMPLLRRLVAEGTLGETHCTDDSTGLLYRSQQLVEAVSEKRGARVRRLRRDDVSGGLVEEDLPVRLLEGALPGESAD, translated from the coding sequence ATGACCGCCTCCGCACCGACCATCCTCGCGACCAGCGCCGGCTGCGTCCCCCATCCGCGCCTGCGCTTCGCCTTCGGGCCGATGATGCGCCTGGCGACCGAGCTCGCCGCCGAGGACGGATGGCACGACCCGTCCGGACCGCCGTGCATCTGCAACGTCTCGACGGCCTCCGGCGATGACGCGCGCTTCCAGAGGGACATGGAGGAGGCCGCCCGCGAGGCCGGGTACGAGCTCCACCACCTCTCGCTGTTCTCCACGCCGAACGTCGCGGACATCCCCGCCTACCTGCGGTCCTTCGACGTGATCTGGGTGAACGGCGGTTCCGTGGTCAACCTGCTCGCGGTGTGGCGGGCCCACGGCCTGGACCGCGTGATGCGGCAGCTGTGGGAGGAGGGCGTCGTGCTCGCGGGCGTCTCCGCGGGATCGATCTGCTGGCACACGGGCGGGGTGACGGACTCCTTCGGCCCCGACCTCGCGCCGGTGACCGACGGCCTCGGCATGCTCCCCTGGGCGAACGGCGTGCACTGCGATTCCGAGGAGGCGCGGATGCCGCTGCTGCGGCGACTCGTGGCCGAGGGCACGCTCGGCGAGACGCACTGCACCGATGACAGCACGGGACTGCTGTACCGCTCGCAACAGCTGGTGGAAGCTGTGAGCGAGAAGCGCGGTGCCCGGGTCCGCAGACTGCGCCGCGACGACGTCTCCGGGGGTCTCGTCGAGGAGGACCTCCCGGTGCGGCTGCTCGAGGGCGCGCTCCCGGGCGAGTCCGCCGACTGA
- a CDS encoding potassium transporter Kup codes for MSPGTPSTPPPRGPRRSRRALLDPDGRPRRRQPVAALMLGAAGVVFGDIGTSPLYSLQTVFSTHHNSVAPTEQDVLGVISMIVWCLILIVTVTYVGVILRADNQGEGGILSLANLIQRKLGKRSAQASIALILAIIGATLFYGDSVITPAISVLSAFEGLQVANPELGAWVVPAAVVVLTGLFLVQRWGTGAIGKAFGPIMVCWFLAIAALGLPHLLSDLSILRAISPSYAIVFALDRPVVAFIAMGAVVLAITGAEALYADMGHFGRRPIALAWLCLILPSLLICYFGQGALILSDPSAIASPFFRLAPSWARIPLVVLAAMATVIASQAVISGAFSVSRQATRLGLLPRLKVLQTSKIHGGQIYLPVVNLFLFLGVLTLVLAFRSSESLASAYGLSVTGTLLLELSLFLLLALRVWAWPLWRVVLMAVIVGGLELALFAGNVIKVASGGWLPLVIAAALLVVMLTWRRGAREYFGRRHALEGPIDEFVREIREKHVRRVPGLAVYPHGDPTTVPLALRSNLRFNRMVHRNVVIITIRNVGVPHVLHDARVQVSDLGDPHDGIVHVTYKVGFNDSQDLPAALAEAVGLSPELRVDPRKAIYFLSVFRIEPGEDRCMPRWQKGLFRLLEKFSANKTHALHLPPERTVVMGAEAQV; via the coding sequence ATGTCCCCCGGGACGCCCTCGACTCCCCCGCCGCGCGGCCCACGACGCTCCCGTCGGGCCCTTCTCGATCCGGACGGCCGGCCCCGCCGCCGCCAGCCCGTCGCGGCTCTCATGCTCGGCGCCGCGGGCGTCGTGTTCGGCGACATCGGCACGAGCCCCCTGTACTCCCTGCAGACCGTCTTCAGCACCCACCACAACTCCGTCGCCCCCACCGAGCAGGACGTGCTCGGTGTGATCTCGATGATCGTGTGGTGCCTGATCCTCATCGTCACGGTCACCTATGTGGGCGTGATCCTGCGGGCCGACAACCAGGGCGAGGGCGGGATCCTCTCCCTCGCGAACCTCATCCAGCGCAAGCTCGGCAAACGCTCCGCGCAGGCGTCGATCGCCCTGATCCTCGCGATCATCGGCGCGACTCTCTTCTACGGGGACTCCGTGATCACCCCCGCGATCTCCGTGCTCAGCGCCTTCGAGGGCCTGCAGGTGGCGAACCCGGAGCTGGGCGCCTGGGTGGTGCCCGCAGCGGTCGTGGTGCTCACCGGGCTCTTCCTCGTGCAGCGCTGGGGCACGGGTGCGATCGGGAAGGCCTTCGGGCCGATCATGGTGTGCTGGTTCCTCGCGATCGCCGCGCTGGGCCTGCCGCACCTGCTCTCGGACCTCTCGATCCTGCGCGCCATCTCCCCCAGCTATGCGATCGTCTTCGCGCTGGACCGGCCCGTCGTCGCGTTCATCGCGATGGGCGCGGTGGTCCTCGCGATCACGGGCGCCGAGGCGCTCTACGCCGACATGGGCCACTTCGGCCGGCGCCCGATCGCCCTCGCGTGGCTGTGCCTGATCCTGCCGTCCCTGCTCATCTGCTACTTCGGGCAGGGCGCGCTGATCCTCTCCGACCCCTCGGCCATCGCCAGCCCCTTCTTCCGCCTCGCCCCGTCGTGGGCGCGGATCCCGCTCGTGGTGCTCGCGGCGATGGCCACGGTCATCGCTTCCCAGGCGGTCATCTCCGGCGCCTTCTCGGTCTCCCGGCAGGCGACCCGACTGGGCCTGCTGCCGCGGCTGAAGGTCCTGCAGACCTCGAAGATCCACGGCGGGCAGATCTACCTGCCGGTGGTGAACCTCTTCCTGTTCCTGGGCGTGCTGACCCTGGTGCTCGCCTTCCGCTCCTCGGAGTCCCTGGCCTCCGCCTACGGGCTCTCGGTGACGGGGACGCTCCTGCTCGAGCTGTCCCTGTTCCTCCTGCTCGCCCTGCGCGTGTGGGCATGGCCGCTGTGGCGCGTGGTGCTCATGGCCGTCATCGTCGGCGGGCTCGAGCTCGCCCTGTTCGCGGGCAACGTCATCAAGGTCGCCTCGGGCGGCTGGCTGCCCCTGGTCATCGCCGCGGCGCTGCTCGTGGTCATGCTGACGTGGCGGCGCGGGGCGCGCGAGTACTTCGGGCGCCGACACGCCCTCGAGGGACCGATCGACGAGTTCGTCCGGGAGATCCGCGAGAAGCATGTCCGACGGGTCCCGGGCCTCGCTGTCTACCCGCACGGCGATCCCACGACGGTCCCGCTCGCGCTGCGCTCGAACCTCCGGTTCAACCGGATGGTGCATCGCAACGTCGTCATCATCACGATCCGCAACGTGGGGGTCCCGCACGTGCTGCACGATGCCCGCGTGCAGGTCAGCGACCTCGGCGATCCGCACGACGGCATCGTGCACGTCACCTACAAGGTCGGCTTCAACGACTCCCAGGACCTGCCCGCGGCGCTCGCCGAGGCCGTGGGCCTCTCCCCCGAGCTGCGGGTGGACCCGAGGAAGGCGATCTACTTCCTGTCCGTCTTCCGCATCGAGCCCGGCGAGGACCGCTGCATGCCGCGCTGGCAGAAGGGCCTGTTCCGTCTGCTCGAGAAGTTCTCCGCGAACAAGACCCACGCCCTGCACCTGCCGCCCGAGCGCACCGTCGTGATGGGCGCCGAAGCGCAGGTCTGA
- a CDS encoding D-alanine--D-alanine ligase family protein: MTSTIALLFGGRSGEHGISCVTAGGILGAIDRERYDVVAIGITRQGRWLHVSDDPADWQLHGETPPEVPADGDEVLLPAVTKTPGAPVPLRVVRDGRVEPLAEVDAVLPLLHGPYGEDGTVQGALDLLDIPYVGSGVLASATCMDKTATKAALDAAGIASAPSISVHEDEWAQRTEEVTGSVRERLAPPWFVKPARAGSSLGVSKVTDPAELEHAVKTAFAEDPLILIEQGVAGREVECGVLQGRGGDAPRTTEPGEVIVGDDLDFYDYESKYFGKGTVSIQVPAALPDGAAERVREVAARAFTALRLEGLGRVDVFVTETGEVVVNEVNTMPGFTPSSMFPVLWENMGMDYTSLISDLLEQARTRRIGLR; encoded by the coding sequence ATGACCTCCACCATCGCGCTCCTGTTCGGCGGCCGCTCCGGCGAGCACGGCATCTCCTGCGTGACAGCGGGCGGCATCCTCGGCGCGATCGACCGCGAGCGGTACGACGTCGTCGCGATCGGCATCACCCGCCAGGGGCGCTGGCTGCACGTGAGCGACGACCCCGCCGACTGGCAGCTGCACGGGGAGACCCCGCCCGAGGTCCCGGCCGACGGGGACGAGGTGCTCCTGCCCGCGGTCACCAAGACCCCCGGCGCACCGGTGCCGCTGCGCGTGGTCCGGGACGGTCGCGTGGAGCCCCTCGCGGAGGTCGACGCGGTGCTCCCCCTGCTGCACGGCCCCTACGGCGAGGACGGCACCGTCCAGGGCGCCCTCGACCTGCTCGACATCCCCTATGTGGGCAGCGGCGTCCTCGCCTCCGCCACCTGCATGGACAAGACGGCCACGAAGGCCGCCCTCGACGCAGCGGGCATCGCGTCGGCGCCGTCGATCAGCGTCCACGAGGACGAGTGGGCGCAGCGGACCGAGGAGGTCACCGGGAGCGTGCGCGAGCGCCTCGCTCCGCCGTGGTTCGTCAAGCCCGCCCGCGCCGGATCGAGCCTGGGCGTCTCCAAGGTGACCGACCCCGCGGAGCTCGAGCACGCCGTGAAGACCGCCTTCGCCGAGGATCCGCTGATCCTCATCGAGCAGGGCGTGGCGGGCAGGGAGGTCGAGTGCGGCGTGCTCCAGGGCCGCGGCGGCGACGCTCCGCGCACCACCGAGCCGGGCGAGGTCATCGTGGGCGACGACCTGGACTTCTACGACTACGAGTCGAAGTACTTCGGCAAGGGGACCGTGAGCATCCAGGTGCCCGCGGCCCTGCCGGACGGCGCCGCGGAGCGCGTGCGCGAGGTCGCCGCGCGCGCCTTCACCGCGCTGCGCCTCGAGGGCCTGGGCCGCGTGGACGTCTTCGTGACCGAGACGGGAGAGGTCGTCGTCAACGAGGTCAACACGATGCCCGGCTTCACGCCGTCCTCGATGTTCCCCGTGCTCTGGGAGAACATGGGCATGGACTACACGAGCCTCATCAGCGACCTGCTCGAGCAGGCGCGGACCCGCCGCATCGGTCTGCGCTGA
- a CDS encoding NAD(P)-dependent alcohol dehydrogenase encodes MPFTVKALQKTGPDQPYKVAEIQRRDPRPADVVIDIKAAGICHSDIHTIRNEWGEAHFPLTVGHEIAGVVSAVGDQVTKYSVGDRVGVGCMVDSCGECEQCLAGQEQDCLNGSVGTYNVKDVDGTITQGGYSQKVVVDERFVCRIPDGLDFDVAAPLLCAGITTYAPLARWGVGEGKKVAVLGLGGLGHMGVQLAAAMGAEVTVLSRSRKKEQLAIDLGATRMLPTTEDGFYEEHRGEFDLILNTISADIPVDSYLRLLKPHGVMAVVGLPPAAQPLHFGALIGGGKVLAGSNIGGIAETQEMLDFCAEHGIGAQIEVIGVDEVDATYDRVVNGEVYFRAVIDTATFEDAPVGV; translated from the coding sequence GTGCCCTTCACCGTCAAGGCCCTGCAGAAGACCGGCCCCGACCAGCCGTACAAGGTCGCAGAGATCCAGCGTCGCGACCCCCGACCCGCCGATGTCGTCATCGACATCAAGGCCGCGGGCATCTGCCACAGCGACATCCACACCATCCGCAACGAGTGGGGCGAGGCGCACTTCCCGCTCACCGTCGGCCACGAGATCGCGGGCGTCGTCTCCGCCGTCGGCGACCAGGTCACGAAGTACTCCGTGGGCGACCGCGTCGGTGTGGGCTGCATGGTCGACTCGTGCGGCGAGTGCGAGCAGTGCCTCGCCGGCCAGGAGCAGGACTGCCTGAACGGCAGCGTCGGCACCTACAACGTCAAGGACGTCGACGGCACCATCACCCAGGGCGGCTACTCGCAGAAGGTCGTCGTCGACGAGCGCTTCGTGTGCCGCATCCCCGACGGTCTCGACTTCGACGTCGCCGCCCCGCTGCTGTGCGCCGGCATCACGACCTACGCCCCGCTCGCCCGCTGGGGCGTCGGCGAGGGAAAGAAGGTCGCCGTGCTGGGCCTCGGCGGCCTCGGCCACATGGGCGTCCAGCTCGCGGCGGCCATGGGCGCCGAGGTCACCGTGCTCTCGCGCTCGCGCAAGAAGGAGCAGCTCGCGATCGATCTGGGCGCGACCCGGATGCTCCCGACCACCGAGGACGGCTTCTACGAGGAGCATCGCGGCGAGTTCGACCTGATCCTGAACACGATCAGCGCCGACATCCCCGTCGACAGCTACCTGCGGCTGCTCAAGCCGCACGGCGTGATGGCCGTCGTCGGCCTCCCGCCGGCCGCGCAGCCGCTGCACTTCGGTGCGCTGATCGGCGGCGGCAAGGTGCTCGCCGGCTCCAACATCGGCGGCATCGCCGAGACCCAGGAGATGCTCGACTTCTGCGCCGAGCACGGCATCGGCGCCCAGATCGAGGTCATCGGGGTCGACGAGGTCGACGCGACCTACGACCGCGTGGTCAACGGCGAGGTCTACTTCCGCGCCGTGATCGACACCGCGACCTTCGAGGACGCCCCGGTCGGCGTGTGA
- a CDS encoding siderophore-interacting protein: MAFTDARRFRGHHLAHVARTAQVGPHMIRVTLEGEDVSTIPAHGFDQWVRLFLPHPEGGTDYSRVPEGFGLAGALKYLTTSSGKRPPVRSYTIRELRAEDGELDIDFVSHGDAGIAGPWARRAKEGEQVMMIDQGRGFDLLADAASVLLVGEESALPAILGILRDLPRSTSGTAILEIPEAADEQPHEAPENMEVRWIPRADPHDRPGVLALEALRELRPARGAELQAYLAGEQALVAEGRRHLVAHEVPKKRIEFTGYWRFGKAAL; the protein is encoded by the coding sequence ATGGCGTTCACCGACGCCCGCCGCTTCCGCGGGCACCACCTCGCGCACGTCGCCCGCACCGCGCAGGTCGGCCCGCACATGATCCGCGTGACCCTCGAGGGCGAGGACGTCTCCACGATCCCCGCCCACGGCTTCGACCAGTGGGTGCGGCTGTTCCTGCCGCACCCCGAGGGCGGGACCGACTACTCGCGCGTGCCCGAGGGCTTCGGCCTCGCCGGGGCGCTGAAGTACCTCACCACGAGCTCGGGCAAGCGTCCGCCCGTGCGCAGCTACACCATCCGCGAGCTGCGCGCCGAGGACGGCGAGCTCGACATCGACTTCGTCTCCCACGGCGACGCCGGGATCGCCGGCCCCTGGGCGCGCCGCGCGAAGGAGGGCGAGCAGGTGATGATGATCGACCAGGGCCGCGGATTCGATCTCCTGGCCGACGCCGCCTCCGTGCTGCTCGTCGGCGAGGAGTCCGCGCTGCCCGCGATCCTCGGCATCCTGCGCGACCTTCCGCGCAGCACGAGCGGCACCGCGATCCTCGAGATCCCCGAGGCGGCCGACGAGCAGCCCCACGAGGCCCCGGAGAACATGGAGGTGCGCTGGATCCCGCGCGCCGACCCGCACGACCGCCCCGGTGTGCTCGCCCTCGAGGCGCTGCGCGAGCTGCGACCGGCGCGCGGTGCCGAGCTGCAGGCGTACCTCGCCGGAGAGCAGGCGCTCGTGGCAGAGGGGCGCCGCCACCTGGTCGCGCACGAGGTGCCCAAGAAGCGCATCGAGTTCACCGGCTACTGGAGGTTCGGCAAGGCCGCCCTCTGA
- a CDS encoding M23 family metallopeptidase, with protein sequence MPERRADGRAEHAELVPPLRLAHPLRGRWTPRNSPADRVPSHGTERFATALALDLVPVGTDSRTGPFDVRALLGPEPPERFPGFGRDVLAPCEGRVVKAHDGEVDHDAHRGLASLGYALTQGRRAAEGWNGLAGNHVVIATEDPHRGQVFVALCHLQRGSIRVRTGDSVRTGDVLASCGNSGNSMEPHVHLQAMEGLDIDRTAPVPFVLPCGTPRRGEILEGAPD encoded by the coding sequence ATGCCGGAGCGCCGCGCCGACGGCCGGGCGGAGCACGCGGAGCTCGTGCCTCCGCTGCGTCTCGCCCATCCTCTGCGCGGTCGCTGGACCCCGCGCAACTCCCCGGCCGACCGCGTCCCGAGCCACGGCACCGAGCGCTTCGCGACCGCCCTCGCGCTGGACCTCGTGCCCGTGGGGACGGACTCGCGCACGGGCCCCTTCGACGTCCGCGCCCTGCTCGGCCCCGAGCCTCCCGAGCGCTTCCCCGGCTTCGGCCGGGACGTTCTCGCTCCGTGCGAGGGCCGCGTCGTGAAGGCCCACGACGGGGAGGTCGATCATGACGCCCACCGCGGGCTCGCCTCGCTCGGCTACGCGCTCACCCAGGGCCGTCGCGCCGCCGAGGGCTGGAACGGCCTGGCGGGCAACCACGTGGTGATCGCGACGGAGGACCCGCACCGCGGACAGGTGTTCGTCGCGCTGTGCCACCTGCAGCGGGGCAGCATCAGGGTCCGTACGGGGGACTCGGTCCGCACGGGCGACGTGCTCGCCTCGTGCGGCAACTCGGGCAACAGCATGGAGCCCCATGTCCACCTGCAGGCGATGGAGGGGCTCGACATCGACCGCACCGCGCCGGTGCCCTTCGTGCTCCCCTGCGGGACGCCCCGTCGCGGCGAGATCCTCGAGGGTGCCCCGGACTGA
- the thiL gene encoding thiamine-phosphate kinase, producing MTRIEHLTESGLLERITPGLAQGSDVELGPGDDAAVVRLASPRLVITTDTLTEGHDFLLSATRPEWIGRKAAVQNLADVAAMGARPQAVVVSVSAPRETPAELLEGISRGLAERCAREGVSVVGGDLGAADSLSITVTAVGALPEGQAPVRRDGARPDQVLALGSPLIGRSAAGLALVLAGEGEALAGDRGTDGDDGDDGVRSPDVTPAALVAWHDAPDPEISLGWTACPGRARAMLDVSDGLARDGGRIARASGVVLDLDRAVLAADADALAPAADLLTEPADPWQWVLGGGEEHALLATFEEGEIPAGFRRIGLVRAPSPGEEPGVVLDGTVLADLGFDHFG from the coding sequence ATGACGCGCATCGAGCACCTCACCGAGTCCGGCCTGCTGGAGCGGATCACGCCCGGACTCGCCCAGGGCTCCGACGTCGAGCTGGGCCCCGGCGACGACGCGGCCGTGGTGCGCCTGGCCTCCCCGCGACTGGTCATCACGACCGACACCCTCACCGAGGGGCACGACTTCCTGCTGTCCGCGACCCGGCCGGAATGGATCGGTCGCAAGGCCGCTGTGCAGAACCTCGCCGACGTGGCCGCGATGGGCGCGCGCCCGCAGGCCGTCGTCGTCTCGGTCTCCGCTCCGCGCGAGACGCCCGCGGAGCTGCTCGAGGGCATCAGCCGCGGGCTCGCCGAGCGGTGCGCGCGCGAGGGCGTGAGCGTCGTGGGCGGCGACCTCGGTGCGGCCGACTCGCTCTCGATCACCGTCACCGCGGTCGGGGCGCTCCCGGAGGGGCAGGCGCCGGTCCGACGCGACGGAGCCCGGCCCGACCAGGTGCTCGCGCTCGGCAGCCCTCTGATCGGCCGTTCCGCCGCCGGCCTCGCGCTCGTCCTCGCGGGAGAGGGGGAGGCGCTGGCCGGAGATCGTGGGACCGACGGCGACGACGGAGACGACGGCGTCCGGAGCCCCGACGTGACCCCTGCCGCCCTCGTGGCCTGGCACGACGCACCCGACCCCGAGATCTCCCTGGGCTGGACGGCATGCCCCGGGCGCGCTCGGGCCATGCTCGACGTGTCCGACGGACTCGCCCGCGACGGCGGACGCATCGCACGGGCGAGCGGCGTCGTCCTCGACCTGGACCGCGCCGTGCTGGCGGCCGATGCCGACGCTCTCGCACCGGCCGCGGATCTCCTCACCGAGCCCGCCGACCCCTGGCAATGGGTGCTGGGCGGCGGGGAGGAGCATGCCCTCCTCGCGACCTTCGAGGAGGGCGAGATCCCCGCAGGGTTCCGAAGGATCGGCCTGGTGCGCGCCCCCTCGCCGGGGGAGGAGCCCGGTGTGGTGCTCGACGGCACAGTGCTCGCCGACCTCGGCTTCGATCACTTCGGATAG
- a CDS encoding VOC family protein gives MSIGIRTSFLPHTDPDASLAFWRDVIGFDVRLDVGQGAMRWITVGPKDDESVSIVLAPPVVDPAATDEERAAVASLMAKGVFAMVLLSTDDVDAEFARIEAAGADVIQEPTDQDWGPRDCALRDPAGNIVRLQQVG, from the coding sequence ATGAGCATCGGCATCCGCACCTCGTTCCTCCCTCACACCGACCCCGACGCCTCCCTCGCCTTCTGGCGCGACGTCATCGGCTTCGACGTCCGCCTCGACGTGGGCCAGGGCGCCATGCGGTGGATCACCGTCGGCCCGAAGGACGACGAGTCCGTCTCGATCGTCCTCGCCCCGCCGGTCGTCGACCCCGCCGCGACCGACGAGGAGCGCGCCGCCGTCGCCTCCCTCATGGCCAAGGGCGTCTTCGCCATGGTGCTGCTGTCCACCGACGACGTCGATGCCGAGTTCGCACGCATCGAGGCCGCCGGGGCCGACGTCATCCAGGAGCCCACGGACCAGGACTGGGGGCCGCGCGACTGCGCGCTGCGCGACCCGGCGGGCAACATCGTCCGCCTCCAGCAGGTCGGCTGA